Genomic DNA from Jejubacter calystegiae:
TTTGGCCACCTGAACAGAGATGATATGCTCACCTCAGAACACCACTGGTTCTCCAATGAAAAGAAGAAATTTTAATCCTGAATTAAAATGCAAATCAGCTCAGTTGGTTGTCGACCCAAATTACATCGTCTCTGACGCCGTCGCGCCTACGCTTGCCTTTTGGTGGCGCTCCCAAAGGCGGCATTAAACGCAAATTTGGATCTAAAACGTACCTGATGATATCCGCAGAACCAATCCCGTAAATAATTAAGTGATCTATCCCCGGTTACAGCAAAACACGCCTGTATAAACCACTACGACTGGCGCCATTTTGCAGCCTGATAGCTGAGAAAGTAACCTGCGATGAGAGAGACAGCAAAGCCACTCAACTTTGCCCATATGTTGTCAAACCAGAAAAAAGACCCCATAGCCAGAAAAATGGAAACAGCTGTAATAAGCCCCTCTACAGAGTGGGACGCCAGTTTAGTTAAAAACGATTTTACAGACTTCATTCTGTATCTCTTTACAATCGATAGGGTGGCTTTCAATGAAGACAAGGTAAGGTTCAAGCTGTTTTTCTACCAGAAAATATACCATATCCAGATTTTCACGCTTCACCCTTATATACGTCATTGGAAATCTCTTTGACATTCTCCTGGAGGCTCTGGCTGATTCTTCTATCAACCCCTGAATCATAACCACGTTGAGAAATGCTGACGTAGTAAAACGCACAAAATGCTGAAATGCCTTATCGATCATCACTCGTTTTATAATCTGACTGGCTACCGTTTGCGCAATAACAATCTGCCCTGTGACTCTGGCTCCAATAGCGCCAGCGCCATACCCCAGCTGATTATCAACAGCGGCTTTGCCTCTTTCATCCAGCTTTTGGTAAAACTCAGTGATAACAATGGTAATTAATCGCCGAAGCGGAGACTCAGGGTTTCCCAGACTTTTAATCATTAAGAAAAAACGTTCTGTCTCCTCTTGATTTCGATATTTTTCCCTGTTACCAGTAACGCCTAGATCTTCCCATGTCCGTACCACGCCAAGATACATGCCATGGGGGATGCTCGAAAGCCCATCCAAAATTCCATGTGCGATCATCTTTGCATCCATACTCTCTCCGGTAACATTTAATTAACGAATTCAGGTTACCTAATTATTCTTTGAGTTTCTACTCCTCTCTTCTTTGCAGTCCCATCTCATAACGGCCGATCCTGATGGAACACGCCTGCTGGTGGTGCAGTTTCCCCCTGATGCTTCCCTGGCTTCAGCAGATATCGATCCCGTCGCTGCGGATGCGGAATATACCGCACACCTTCCGTGTCTGGCAGAAACCTTCGAACCTGATGGTTCAGGTTTTCACCGTACGCAATCCGTCGATTACGTCATCGTGATTTCTGACGAATTGTGGCTTGAGCTGGATGACCACTAAATACGCCATCTGAACGCTGGCGATATTGTCATTCAGAACGGTACTCGTCATGCATGGCGCAATTGCGGCTCCGCTCCCGCGATCATGGTTGCAGTACTCATCGGCGCAAAGCATTAAAGCAAAAACCGATGGCGGCGTGCTGCGCCGCCTTATCCCTGGCATAGCGTAAGCGCTATCCGAAATGGAGGAAGCAATGTTCAAAGATAAAGTCGGCATTATCACAGGCGGCGGTTCAGGAATGGGTCGGGCAACCGCTATCTCGCTCGCCAAAGAGGGTGCAATGGTCGTACTCGCAGGTCGATCCGAAGACAAGCTGATGGCGGTACGTGATGAGATCAGGGCATTACAGGGGCAGGCGGAAATTTTTTGCGCCGATGTGTCGCAGAACGACGATAACAAGGCGCTGGTGGCCTTCGTGGAATCGCGTTTTGGCAGGCTCGATTTTGCATTCAACAATGCTGGCGGACATGCGGATTTCAAGCCTATCGATCAGACATCGATCGACGAAGCCGAATGGGTTATCGATCTGAACTTCAAAGGGGTTTACTACGGCGTTAAATATCAGATTGAAGCCATGTTACGGACTGGTGGCGGATCTATTGTTAATAACGCCTCTATCTTCGGGCTGCGGGGTATGGATGGTATAGCACACTATGTCGCCAGCAAGCACGCCGTTGTAGGTTTAACGCGCGCAGTCGCAAAGGAGTATGCGGGCCCTGGTATTCGGGTCAACGCGGTCCTGGCGATGCACATCTGCTTGATGACATGATTCCAATGCGGCGTATCGGTCAGCCTGAAGATGTAGCGGAAACCGTGTTATGGCTGCTTTCAGAAAAAGCCTCCTACGTAACGGGCTCGACCTTTTCAGTCGATGGCGGTATGTCGATTTAATCTTTCCTGTTACCGAAGTTTTACTTCGGTAACGCTTCCCCTTCTCCTCATCCTCCTGTATTTTAGACTTTCCTTAATTTAGCATCCTCTAAATAAAATGACCGAAAGCAACCTCACCCAGCTTAAAGAGAGCGCCCGGGCAGCCTCTGCGCTACTGAATGCCATGAGCAACCCCGGCAGGCTGATGATTCTTTGCACGCTAATTGACGCCCCCGGCACTCCGGCCGGTGAGCTCAGCAGGCTTATTGGGCTAAGCCCGTCTGCGACATCGCAGCATCTTGCCAGGATGAAAGAGGAAAACCTGATTGAGGGTCGTCGCCAGGCGCAGCGGATGAACTACTTCATCATTGACGACGCCGTTCAGAAAATTGTCGCGACCCTGAAAGCGATTTACTGCCCGGAGCCAGAACAATGAGTCTTACCAGCGCATTACCCAAAGAAATTCAGCAGATTAACCAGCAAGGCGCACTGATTGTCGATATCCGTGAACGGGACGAGTTTCGCCGCGAGCATATCCCTGACGCCATTTCCCTGCCGCTGTCAGAGATTCAGGCAGGCGCAAAACTGGCGGGATCTTCCCCTGCTCAACCGATGATTTTTCACTGTCAGGCCGGTTCGCGAACCCGGCAAAATGCGGATGCTCTTGCCCGTCTGGCTGAGCCCGCCCGGGTGATTTTAATGGATGGTGGAATCAACGCCTGGAAGCAGGCCGGGTTGCCAACGGTGAAAGTCAGCAAACAGCCGCTCCCCCTGATGCGCCAGGTACAAATCGCCGCCGGTAGCCTTATTCTGGCGGGAGTCATCGCCGGTTACAGCATCAGCCCTGGGTTCTTTCTGCTACCCGCCTTTGTCGGGGCCGGACTGACTTTTGCCGGTATCAGCGGCTGGTGCGGTATGGCGATTTTGCTGGAAAAAATGCCCTGGAACCGGCGCTAAGCCGGTGGGCTCTTATCATTCCTGAATCTGCCCCAGAAACTTTTTCAGCACTTCGGAGCGGATCGCCCGATGATAAACCAGCGCCAGTTCGCTCTGAACCAGGCGATCCAGCGTATCGATATAGACGACATTATTGAGCCGAATCGCCTGTACGGAAGCAGGAAGCAGCGCAATGCCGAAACCCGCCGAGACCAGGCTTATCACCGTGGGCACATCGCTAACCTTTTGCACCACCTTCGGCTGAAAGCCGGCCTGGCGGCAGGCATCGGTAAAATACTGCTCCAGCCCCATACCGTCGGGATCGGTCAGGGTTATCCAGTTTTCATTTTTCAATGACGCCAGGGTTAGCGCCGTGGCATTCGCCAGCGGATGCTGCTCCCAGAGCGCCAGTCTGGTTTTTTCGCTAAAGAAAGGCCGCACCACCAGCTCATCCGGCACTGCTGCAAGCGGGGCGCGGATCGCCGCTATATCCAGACGATAGTTTTGTACTGCTTCATACAGCGTCTGAACGTCACCGGTGGTCAGTGAAACCCGGATGTCAGGCCAGCGGGTATGAAGCTGGCGCAGCATAGCGGGGAGTTTTTCATTAAACATAGCGCTGGAGACATAGCCCAGATTCAGCACCCCCTGCTCTCCCCGCGCCGTACGCCTGGCTTCCAGCACGGCCTGGTCGGCCATCTCAATCGCCATACGCGCCTTTTGCAGGAAAGCTTCACCGGCGGGGGTCAGCGTTAAGCGCCGGTGGGCCCGGGAAAAG
This window encodes:
- a CDS encoding SDR family NAD(P)-dependent oxidoreductase — protein: MFKDKVGIITGGGSGMGRATAISLAKEGAMVVLAGRSEDKLMAVRDEIRALQGQAEIFCADVSQNDDNKALVAFVESRFGRLDFAFNNAGGHADFKPIDQTSIDEAEWVIDLNFKGVYYGVKYQIEAMLRTGGGSIVNNASIFGLRGMDGIAHYVASKHAVVGLTRAVAKEYAGPGIRVNAVLAMHICLMT
- a CDS encoding SDR family oxidoreductase, with protein sequence MRRIGQPEDVAETVLWLLSEKASYVTGSTFSVDGGMSI
- a CDS encoding ArsR/SmtB family transcription factor gives rise to the protein MTESNLTQLKESARAASALLNAMSNPGRLMILCTLIDAPGTPAGELSRLIGLSPSATSQHLARMKEENLIEGRRQAQRMNYFIIDDAVQKIVATLKAIYCPEPEQ
- a CDS encoding rhodanese family protein gives rise to the protein MSLTSALPKEIQQINQQGALIVDIRERDEFRREHIPDAISLPLSEIQAGAKLAGSSPAQPMIFHCQAGSRTRQNADALARLAEPARVILMDGGINAWKQAGLPTVKVSKQPLPLMRQVQIAAGSLILAGVIAGYSISPGFFLLPAFVGAGLTFAGISGWCGMAILLEKMPWNRR
- a CDS encoding LysR substrate-binding domain-containing protein: MQFRLMRNFITVAEELHMHRAAERLNMAQPALSQQIKSLEQRLGVSLFSRAHRRLTLTPAGEAFLQKARMAIEMADQAVLEARRTARGEQGVLNLGYVSSAMFNEKLPAMLRQLHTRWPDIRVSLTTGDVQTLYEAVQNYRLDIAAIRAPLAAVPDELVVRPFFSEKTRLALWEQHPLANATALTLASLKNENWITLTDPDGMGLEQYFTDACRQAGFQPKVVQKVSDVPTVISLVSAGFGIALLPASVQAIRLNNVVYIDTLDRLVQSELALVYHRAIRSEVLKKFLGQIQE